taatttttcttgtGAGAAGCCAATGGAGTATGGAAAGAAATTAACCAATCCTTAACACTTAATAATCAACTCGACTATCTCCCTCCTTTGGTTGTGTAcggtattttatttatttatgaaaaatattattctgATTAGTCTAGACGTTTTCTTTACCATGTCACTGAAGCTTGATACTGAGAGTTAAAATAAAGCAGAGAGGCAGAGCAAAAGAGAATTGTGAGGCTGAAGCAAGCAAAGACATACATTGTCCAGCTAAAAGCTAGCGAATCAAAGCGGAGGCTGATTGGTGGATTATTTGTAAGGATATGGAATATTCAAACGCTAGATGCAAAGCTGTTTTGATTACTTGATTTACTAACGCCACCGTCATTTTATTCTTGCCTTCATCACCTTATCTTTTAAGAGTTGCacagatttttttatttctttctctagAGAAACAAATGCCTATCATTCATTTGTTCCTACTATTGACCACTctcttctgtttttctttgtttcaggtatGTGCAGGTTGCAGAGTTTAAACACCTCCTCCGCGTTAAGCTAACACCAAAGAATGAATACTTATGTTTACCTGTTGTAAGCAATGACATAACTCTCAAGCTTCCAAAAGAGTATGATACTACAACCGCTTGGTGTTTGTGCACCAGTATTGGAGGGTTCCTAGGTCATCAGTCTTATATGCTTGCTCCAACGGGATTGTGCATTGGTGGCACAAAGTACATGATAATCCAGTGAGAGCCAAATGCTGTCATTCGAGGGAAGAAAACATTACTGTTTCTGATGAATCTCTTGCCTTTTCTTTGGTAAAAAATCTTTCGGCagttgtttttaattaatttgtgCTACTTTTTGCTTTACATTGTTGGGATCTGGTGGTGTTTCAGTCAAGAAGACCACCCAACCTTTAGTCTTTTCTGTGACAAGCCAATGACTCCTGGAAAATGTTATATGGTTGCACAGAGGCTTGGTGACTACCTGATTGAATCAGGGCTCTGAAACTCAAGCTGCTGCTATGTTCATGACACCAATATTGTCTTCATATTGAGAggaaaactatttatattatgaaatgtGATCGGtcattttaatattcaaactaTGTCTTACCTTCTATCATGTTATGGATCTCGGGATTGTATGATTCTAAAGCATTCTGGTATTGTCTCCATTTGTGTCAagttgaaaatattaattcgtGGCAGTGTCATACCATAGCTTTTATGGAGTTTATGATTAGTTTTGGAGATTAATCTTTTTTTGGTGtgtgaaaacaaaaatctttCTGCGAATCCCAATGTATAATTGATTCACTTAGACACTAAGACACATGTAATTACGTTACAACTAACAAGTACTCTCTGTACATCAATTCcattgaagaaagaaaaaaaatcataattgtaCCAATTCTCAGACAAAACCATTGAAAAAGATATTTTACCTTTCTTCCTACTATCGTTACatacttagagcatctccaactcattgCTATATTCACCTCCAAATGCTATAATAGagtactctataaatagaggaaaaaatagcattcctctattgTAGAAGcatactttttttatttctaaacagttctttaatttttaaatttttataattatatcaaaaacaattatttttataagaaaatacagtttttataaacataaaatgacaCTTTTAATTTACCTAACAATCTTTTTAGTGaaacttttgtttaaacaaagttaaaactgtatgaaaatcttataaaattaaaattgaaaaggGTTGATTTgcaactttcaaaaataaaagatacttaatgtaaaataaaaatagaatcttttgagaatattctttttagaGATAAAAATAGAGGAATACATTGGAGAGAAAcacatctctattttagagatagaaataggaaaatacattggagatagTCTTACATTCACGCTAAAAATAcgtcaaaataaacaaaaatgatatgaactgcaataaattagataattaaaatcaaaatgtttaACCTAATAAAAATCTAGAACATTAGTTAGAAATTTAGTCTACAAAATTTTCCAAATTGGtaaatttagataatttttttaccCAACTAATTTATAATCAGAGAAACCTAAATTTCAAAACTATTTTAGAaactaactttttattaaaaagtaatttataactaaaattataaaaaaaaatataagacacaatccgcgcgtagcgcggacaagAAATCTAGTACAAATAAATTCGGTTTACTATGCATTTTGATGATAATATGGTTGATTGGTTGATTGGTTGAGATTTATTTtcatactttatttttatttatttttaaatcactaAACTTTACCATTTATGTTGtagctttattttttaaaacttaaagcCTACATCATGTTTCTACTAATTTTCACCAATCATTTttagctttatttttaaaattacggcaaaaaattaaaacaattttttttatgtattttaagtAAAAGTCTACATCCTTCTTTTCTATACCGGAATctgcaaaatgaaaaaaaatctataatatcaaataaattatataatcataataaaaaacttctataaatttttttttattactaaaaacaaatattatttacatatcacattttaaatagcagtaaattttgataatttattaaaaatattaatataaattattttaattgataaaataatcattttcaaaaaaaacgttgataaaaatattttattcagttacaaaaaaaaaaaattatgtatatttcacatattttattttaaaatatcaacaGTCTATAACTTAAATCTACAATAAATTTAACTATATCAAAAATCTCTCAAAAGAATTTACATAAGAACCAACTTACCTATATCTAAACTTTTACAGCTAATTTTTTATGGCTACAGCTGAACCAATCATCACATACTGTATGACTTAAATTCAAGATAACTTTTGTAATTATCCCGAACAAGTTTTTGAGGATAGTCGATAATTGGTTTAATTGTAAATTAATGTATCACAACAAAGATGTGAATCTCACCAACAACGTACCGAGAAACCTTTGAAGCATGTTAGGTCCCACTTAGGTTCAACACGACGACCTTCTTCTTACAAGAACACTCTCTTAAAAAGAAAAGGTTCCACATCTATCATTCATGGTAAAGAACCATAACAATGGCTTCATCTTCCTTACTACTCATGTCCTTGTTCTTACTACTTGTTATCCCTTCATCAGTTCTCTCAGCCACTCTTCGATCTGACATTCAAGCTCTAGAGTCTATCATTCGCAGCATTGATCCAAGTTCCATCTCTCCATCCTCTTACCTCAGCACATGGGACTTCTCTGAAGACCCCTGTGAAGGCTCAGGGACGTTCTTGGGAGTTATGTGTTCTTTCACTCTTGAGAACACGACCAGCAGAGTCACAGAGATCGACCTTGACGATGATGGTTATGACGGTTTCCTCTCCGAGGCAATAGGGAACCTCACCGAGCTCACTGTACTTAGCCTGAACAACAACAGGTTCCGTGGTCCAATACCAGAAACTGTGTTCCAGCTCAGGAAACTCACCAAGCTCTCTCTCTCGGGGAACTTCTTCACCGGAGATATAACCCCTGGAATCACCAAGCTCAAGGAGCTCAAGACCATAGACCTGTCCAAGAACAGCATCGCTGGTGAGATACCTCCGAGGATCTCAGGCTTGAGAAGTTTGACTCACCTGATCCTATCAAACAACCATATAGACGGAAGAATACCAGCGCTCAACGGCTTGTGGAAGCTACAAGTGTTAGAACTCGGTAACAACCATCTTTTCGGAATGCTTCCTAAGCTTCCAACAAGTCTAAGAACTCTATCTCTCTGTTACAATAGCCTTGCAGGACGTATATCTCCTTTGCATAGACTAAAACATCTTGTGTCATTAGATGTGAGCCAGAACAGATTCTCAGGCACCATTGGCCATGAAATCTTGACGTTTCCAGAGATTTCACGCATCAATGTGTCTTTTAACCAGTTCATATCCATAGAGGTTATTCAGGTTATAGGCATGGAAACACACCTGCGCATCCTTGACGCTGAAGGAAACCATTTACAGGGACCCCTCCCACTGAACCTGGCTACTTACGGAAACTTGAAGGATATCAATCTACGGAGCAACATGTTCTCAGGAGACATTCCAAGGATCTATGGGAAAAGACTTGAGAATTCATGGAGAAGCTTGTACTTGGAGAACAACTACCTGACTGGTACACTTCCTGAGGAGTTTCAGAGAATCTCCAAACAGATCAAAGGAAGCCTTTCGAACAATTGTCTGCAATGTCCTAAGAATGTTACAATCTGCCAAGGAGTACAGAAGCCGAAATCACAATGCACCAACGCAATGCAGGAAGAGGGCTTGGAGTAGAGATCATGCCAATGGGAAGCAGTTTATAAAAGACAGCATAATCACCAGAGTAAAGTTCATGTCCTTGTATGCTTTTAAATAATGATGGTAGAAATGAAGTCTAGAAAAATGACATTCAAAACAAAAGATTTAAAACAGAGATGTGTATTTGAGATGACACTTTTCCTTCATCATATATGTTTGACATAAGTctagacccaaaaaaaaaaactcaaattccACTACATAACATCAGAGGAGTTTTTTCACAACATCTTAAAACGTAATGCAATTTCAAAAGAGCCAATTCACACTAATGTTACCAAGCCAGATCAAAAGAGGAAACTGAGCTAAAGCTACAAAGATCAGGAGGTAGTGATGCCTGCTTGAGTCATAACTCCTAGCTTCCGCAAAGAGAACTCGCTTCATTGTCTTCACTAGGAAAACCCCGCTGCACAAGCAGGTCCACGGAAGCAGAACATAGTAAGAGTATCCCCAGATGATCTTGCCAAGAACAGCCAAGCAGAGACCAGTGAAAGTATAGCCAGCGTATGACACAATATCCAAGAGGGGTGCTTCACCGCTACCCAATGAAAGCAACGTTATCTTCAGCAGCATGACTTGCAAAAACCAGCCAACCATTCCTTTCACAAAAAGCCAGTTCAGAGCTTCCGGAGAAAACCTAGAGAATCCGGAATCACCACAAGGATCAcaatattgaaagaaaaaatgcAGTCTAAAAGACATACAAATGAATAGATAAAGAACTTACTTCCCATAGAGTCCCAAAGACAAACCAGCAAGAACCACGTATGTGCCGAATGCCATAAGCGGAATGTATAAGTCTGGTGCATTAATATCATATATCGGGGGCTTGTATGAAAGCCTACCCCCAACTGGCTCCGAGATTCTAGTCCAGTGTCCCTGGATGTTGCAGCAAAACTGATATGAGACAGACccaaaatacaaaacaaaaaaaaaaagagtagagcAAAACAAAGTAAGCCTCTTACCCTGTGAAGAAAAGGAAGCAGAACAATCTTCAACTTGTTCCTCACATACTGGTCATTCACTTGAAAATAGTATTGAGGATCGGAGAAGTAACGAGTTATCTGTTTATAATCACACTCCAGTTAAAACAAAGGAAACACCaatcataagaaaaaaaaagctaaaagaCAGAGGGTTTTGACTTACGTTGCTCTGCACATACTCAGAGCTGGATCCGAAAATCTTCTCGCCGTAAGCTCCCAAGCCACTTCTGATAAGTCCAGAGCCAGGACCAGAGAAGGCATTCCCAAAAGGGTTAGGCTGAGGAACTGACTGAGGCATAGGCATCCCAGGCTGAGGTCCCATGTTATTATACATATCTCTGCCATTCAACACAAAGCCAACTAATTGAAAAAGCTCATATCCACAAATAACAAAACTTTCTTTGCATATATGATTCTTGTTTCTAACAATCCAATCATCAAATCACCATCAACTTTCTGTATCTATCTATTGCTCTCAAAACAAAGATCGATTCTGTTTTTATAGTTCCTGCATAGTTTGAGCCTCTGAAGAAGCATAAATCACTAAGCAAGTAAACATGGGAGAAACCTAGATCTCGGTCACGGACAAAGCTTTCACCCAACAAGAGATCGCTAGAAGGGAAACAAGGAACATGAATCAGCAATTGGTGATAGCGATTATCAACGCATACCTGAGAGAAGATGTGAAGGAGATGACAGATCTGGAGATTGCTTTTTCTCGGTTGATTTGATTTAGTGCGACGGCTAACCTCTCCGGTGGTGAAGAATATCAATCAATAGATCCAGCCAGGGTGGAGAGTCGAAAATAACGGAAGCGAGGTCTCGTGTGAAAGCCTTTTTGTTCGCACGTGTGAGCAGCATAGGTTGCTTGTTTTTCATCACCCAGCCAATAGATAGTTGACACGTATATAAGAAAATTGGATTTTATGCGAATACTTGAAAGTACAGGGTTTGTTATGTGAACATTTGAAAGTGCAGGGtttgtattgaaaatattcctaataatgtttttttatcatGTTATCTTAGTTTATCAGGCTATGAAGTTTGATGTTCAATCCCAATTCGGCACATATCACATAGAATATGCAATTTACAACCTCTCAACCAAGTCTATTCAGCTTCTTCAAAGTTCTAGTAGTACAAAGGTTAGCTATTGTATATGTATGCAACTATCTTTTTGATCATTGTTAATCTTTTTTTACTTACAGGAACGGTTCCACCGAAGAAGACTTTCATTTAGAATTGGAGAGGATGAGTTCGAGGTGGGCAGAATGCAAATACATTTGTAGATCATTGAACTTGCAAGTTTCTGAATGTTATCCTAGCTTTCATTACTTCAGACAGTCGTTCACTACTAAAATGGTAAcgagttactttttttttaattaaagtgAGACACAAAATACAAGACAGTTGAATAAAACAAGATCGATACCAGGATCAAACAGTTGTCTGAACAACAAACCAAaagcaaaatgaaaaaaaaaagtaaaacgtGAAATTAAAAATCCAGACTTGTAGATCGATCAGTTTCCATTGAGGAGAGTCTGAACCTCAGACACTGTAGGAAGAGCTGGAATTGCTCCTTTCTTTGTAGTTGTTATGGCTCCACATGCATTAGCAAACCTAAGCACTTCTCTAAGACGAGCTTCGTACTGTAGTTAAAAGACAGAAGAACACGGTCAATAATCAACACAAGGATTCAGAAAGCGCATAGACTGATCTGATACGTTACCTCAAGTATAGAGCGGTCATCAACAATGTTGTTAAGCAAGGCACCAACAAATGAATCACCAGCTCCAGTTGTATCCACTGTGTTCACACGGAATGGATCAACAGATCCACGGAAACTCTGTAACCATACAAGAACAAGAGCACAACGTTATAGTTTCACACTAAAGGTACGATCAAATACACAAGAGAGGAAACtcttcaaaaacaaaaccatgTACCTTGGTGTAATAGTTACAACCCTTTTCCCCCAAAGTGACCAAGAGAAGTTTCAAGTTATCATACCACAGGGACAAAGCAGTCTCATCATCAACGTTATCAGATCCAGTCAAAAACATAAGCTCTTCATCACTGACTTTGATCACTTCAGCTTTGTCCCAGATGCTAAGAATCTGCTTCTTAGCCTCCTCCTTCGAGGGCCACAATGGCAGCCTCAAGTTTGGGTCGTAAGAGAGCAACGCACCGGCTTCTTTAGCCACCTCCATGGCCTTCAGGTGAGCAGATCTGCATGGCTCAACGATGAGGCTTATTGATCCATAGTGGAACACCTTAGCCTGCAAAAAAAGACAAATCAAAACAGAGTATTTCGTTAAAATAACTTAGACTTACACGTTAGATTTATCAACAAACGTTGCATACAAAAACTTGAGCCTGTAAAAAGCCAAAACAGAGCACTTTGTTAACCTAACTTGATCCATACGTTAGATATATCAACAACAGTTGCATACAAAAATTCAGCTTGTAGAAATACCAAAACAGAGCACTTCGTTAACCTAACTTGACCATCACGTTAAGTTATCAACAACCGTTACATACAATAGTTACTTAAAAGTCAACGTAACGTACAGATTTGATGAGATCGAGATTAAGCTCATCGGGACAGAGGAGCATGTCGGCGCTAGGGTTCCGGTAGAACATAAACTCACGTTCTCCGTCGGATCTTAGCGTCACGAACGCGAGTGCTGTCCTAGCTCCGGTGTCAAAGTTGATTCCTTCGGCAGAGACGCCGTTTTGTTTCAAGATCCCGGCGAGCATGTGACCGAACTCGTCGTCACCGAGCTTTCCGACAAAAGCAGCGCGACCACCGAGACGTGACACGGCGATGGCGACGTTGGCAGGTGCGCCACCGGGGGCCTTGATGAAGCCAGGAGCCTCGGCGAGTGAGACGCCGGAGACGGTGGGAACGAAGTCGATGAGCATCTCACCGAGGCTCACGATCAAGCTTTTCTCGCCGTTGGATGTTGACATTTGTGATCGGAGTGTGTTTATCGGACGGTCAGACAGTAGAGATCAGGTTTTGGATATGAGAGGTATTAGAGAGCGAAGAGGTGTTTATATACTGTACAAGTTTTAGGATCATttggtttaattaattttaatgaaaatttagaagatttatccattaaaaaattgttactaTCCGCACTATCGAAAAAATCGTACTCCATTTGGTaagtaattaattttgaaacattTGATTAGTTCATTGCGTATGTACTTATGAGATCAGTGATTGGTACGATGTGACGTGTCTCTCAAGGTTTACTGTTAGAGCAGATTTACTTAATTACTTATCCATTGTTGGATAAAGATATTAATCGTGCACAAAAAAATTACTTCTTTCTTTCAGTGTCAATTATTTCATtcattatatatacacatttaagTGGATTTTACCTCATGTAACTTTTAATCTactaaatcaaaatattaatgtgcagttttatgatttttaagaaACGGGATTAAATGTTTAATCACTTAGAGCACCATTAATCATTGTGCTTTAATGGGTGCTTAtcaattttttgattaaaaaaaagaagaaaagagaagaagaatagCGATTAAGACATGAGCATTGGTGGGCACAAATCCCTTAATTAGGGAAGttccttaaattttttttttgttcgggAATAGTATAAGAAACATCCCTTATATAAAggattttttctgttttttctaCTCGATCCTTGTGTTTCGGTGGTCCCTCCCCTCTCCCCGCTTAAGGGATGCTTTAAGGGATCACCAATGTTCATGTTCTTAATTAAGCGTCTCCGTTTGGTCTTATGTTAGTGTAATTCTAATTTGATCTTATGTTAgtgtaattaatttttatgtctgtgattattttaattatagttatGTAGTTCGTTTATTATTGGAATTTGTGAATTTTGAAAAGACACAattatttattgaatttaagctaaaatttttcaaaagtgattttttttttgaaaaccaGTTTATTGAAGTGAAGATTCATCATTTAATGAAAGTTATTAATCGaaaaaatcaaatgtttttttaaaagacaTAAATTTAAGTTCAGTTAAAACTACTATGTGTTTTAGAATACTTCTTTGTaaacatatttgtttttttttgtgaaaacaaCATTAAGCGGAAATTGTATACGCTAcattctaaataaaaaaaatatttatagctaaataacatatatcataGCTACTAAAATGTTTAAGCCAACTTTATTACATGTTAGAATTGTTGTTTCAATAACATGTGAAGCCAAGTAAATAATTTGAAGTATGTTTTAGTTACATAATCACCTTATATTAGTCTTTGATTTTTTATGTGCACAATCTTTGATCTTTCATCTATTCAAAGATGAATGATCTctaacaaaaatgaaaagtgtgtttttttacaaagaaaaacataattattatgaataaggcataattttatatattaaaatatatatgttaataacaTTGTTCATATTTGAAAGAATtaggtttttatttatatagagaTATCGACATCCATATATTATTAGAATTGAGAATTTTTAAGTAAACGATTTTTATTGATTTGGAGattaaaattgattaattaaaattaaataaaacactgacttaaaatttgtgaaatattgattttaatattcaaaagttacaccaaaacaattaaaagaaaGTCAATAAAAGTCTGAATTTAGTTTTTCCTCTATTTGATGTTATTCTAGGAAGGGAACAGGAAACAATGATGGAGGTGGAGCCAGAAACAACGGTATAGATGGATCCAGAAACAACAGTGGCGGTGGCGGTATTGGAACAGGAAACGGCTGCAACTGTGTGGATGTCTGTAAGTACGAGCCCATAGTTCCAAGACTTAACTTTGGGGTCAGCTTTGTGAGCTGTATTTGGGCATCGGGTGTTACTGGCTTCTTGGCTAAGGTTTTGGCTTCTTGGCTAAGGTTTTGGGGGACAAGGAGGTTCCAGAATTTTTAGAGATGTTGGTTGAGATTTGTGATCCGATCTAAATCCTCtaaaaaaatatcagtttatcattttaattttcttgcTATTTTGTTTTGTTGCTTTTGGTTTGTACACAAAGGCTTGTTGCCCAAAGCAATAAATcaattaaacaaatataaaaaaatactgattttacaaaaaaaaaacaattaaaagaaaGTAATAACCAAACGATTGGAGGACCAAAATATGCCGGTTCAGACTGAACTGGCCTAGTTGATCCGAAAACTAAAAGCTAGGAAATTAGAGGATTTATTAGTTAAGGATGATTCTGTAGACAAATATAATAGAGGGATTGATCTGTAGTAGAGAATTATTAACAACAATCTAAAGCGGTTGGAGACGGTTCCAAGGCGACGTCTTAACCATCATCTCCTCTGCAATTTTCACTGGCCGGTGGTGATTACATCGTGAGATTCTATATGCTTTCTATGTTTCATCTTCCTTGTCTCTCCATAACTTTCAAAATCTAAACAGTTTCTTTCATTTCTAAAGAAAATTCTAACGAGGGTCATTTATTTCAATTCAGTTTCGCACTTGCATGTTTTTACGGTGAGTGAGTTTGGTGTATTGCATATTATATACACTCTCTCCAATGGCATTCCAGAAGCGTTGTTCACAACAATTCTTATGCGTATTATTCTTCTCTCTAATGGAGAAGAAAATCAGATTTACTCACAACGGAATGACTGatatcttcttttcccaattCGTTGTTTCAATCTCCGGCGTGAACTTTGTGGCCATGATCGACAACAAGACAATCATTCTATTTATACTACATCCAGATTTAAGTGGTAAGGAACTTATTCTTGCCGCTTTACTTTGGAAATAATTGCCATGGAAACATTGTGTTAGAGTCATGGatgcaataataaaaactgGGAAATTATTTTCATAGTTGTATGGAGATGTTCTTATAATCATTGAAAGTTGACAGTTCGAATTCCTATTTCATTTGAAAGAATCATTATACTGGGTTCTTTACCGATAAACATCTGTAGATCCAAACTCGAAGTTGGTCAATGTTATACACCAAAGAAATCAGAAAAGAATTTGGAGTTTTATCGTATGGTCGGTATCCAAACAAAAAGATGGCATCAAGACAGtttcttcatattttattttatatgttgcAATATTTCTGTTAATTTTATTTGCAGTTGGTTGTATGTATGTTATTTAATATGTA
The sequence above is drawn from the Raphanus sativus cultivar WK10039 chromosome 7, ASM80110v3, whole genome shotgun sequence genome and encodes:
- the LOC108814140 gene encoding uncharacterized protein LOC108814140, producing the protein MYNNMGPQPGMPMPQSVPQPNPFGNAFSGPGSGLIRSGLGAYGEKIFGSSSEYVQSNITRYFSDPQYYFQVNDQYVRNKLKIVLLPFLHRGHWTRISEPVGGRLSYKPPIYDINAPDLYIPLMAFGTYVVLAGLSLGLYGKFSPEALNWLFVKGMVGWFLQVMLLKITLLSLGSGEAPLLDIVSYAGYTFTGLCLAVLGKIIWGYSYYVLLPWTCLCSGVFLVKTMKRVLFAEARSYDSSRHHYLLIFVALAQFPLLIWLGNISVNWLF
- the LOC108814139 gene encoding probable LRR receptor-like serine/threonine-protein kinase At4g36180 produces the protein MASSSLLLMSLFLLLVIPSSVLSATLRSDIQALESIIRSIDPSSISPSSYLSTWDFSEDPCEGSGTFLGVMCSFTLENTTSRVTEIDLDDDGYDGFLSEAIGNLTELTVLSLNNNRFRGPIPETVFQLRKLTKLSLSGNFFTGDITPGITKLKELKTIDLSKNSIAGEIPPRISGLRSLTHLILSNNHIDGRIPALNGLWKLQVLELGNNHLFGMLPKLPTSLRTLSLCYNSLAGRISPLHRLKHLVSLDVSQNRFSGTIGHEILTFPEISRINVSFNQFISIEVIQVIGMETHLRILDAEGNHLQGPLPLNLATYGNLKDINLRSNMFSGDIPRIYGKRLENSWRSLYLENNYLTGTLPEEFQRISKQIKGSLSNNCLQCPKNVTICQGVQKPKSQCTNAMQEEGLE
- the LOC108816530 gene encoding probable fructokinase-4; this translates as MSTSNGEKSLIVSLGEMLIDFVPTVSGVSLAEAPGFIKAPGGAPANVAIAVSRLGGRAAFVGKLGDDEFGHMLAGILKQNGVSAEGINFDTGARTALAFVTLRSDGEREFMFYRNPSADMLLCPDELNLDLIKSAKVFHYGSISLIVEPCRSAHLKAMEVAKEAGALLSYDPNLRLPLWPSKEEAKKQILSIWDKAEVIKVSDEELMFLTGSDNVDDETALSLWYDNLKLLLVTLGEKGCNYYTKSFRGSVDPFRVNTVDTTGAGDSFVGALLNNIVDDRSILEYEARLREVLRFANACGAITTTKKGAIPALPTVSEVQTLLNGN